A genomic window from Pseudomonadota bacterium includes:
- a CDS encoding FAD-dependent oxidoreductase, with protein METDVLVVGGGVGACAAAWAALRRGHRVVMSEPTDWIGGQLTSQAVPPDEHPWIEQTGCTRSYRRLRDEIRVHYKRFYPLSAKARAVQHLNPGNGFVSAICHEPRVSLSVLESFLRPYQAGRRLTLLLEHAPESAEIDGDHVRAVTLRHRGGAPPLALGHSPDGERVTVRARYVVDATELGDLLPLAGIEHVTGAESHAETGEPHAPAVARPDNMQAISWCFVIDHDPHGDHTIERPRDYSFWRDYDPALTPPWGSNLLSFSATHPITLDPVVRTFDPVNPKPERGPMDLWTFRRIADRASFVDGAYESDIVLVNWPQIDYIPGNVIGVTPEEQVKHYEGARQLSLSMLYWMQTEAPRADGGTGWRGLRLRGDVTGTADGLAKAAYIRESRRIRGRFTVKEQHVGLDARMAETGKSADDVRAAE; from the coding sequence CTGGAGACCGACGTGCTGGTGGTGGGAGGCGGCGTGGGGGCCTGCGCCGCGGCGTGGGCCGCCCTCCGCCGCGGACATCGCGTGGTGATGAGCGAGCCGACCGACTGGATCGGCGGACAGCTCACATCGCAGGCCGTGCCCCCGGACGAGCACCCGTGGATCGAGCAGACGGGCTGCACCCGCTCCTATCGGCGTCTGCGAGACGAGATCCGGGTGCACTACAAGCGCTTCTATCCCCTGTCGGCAAAGGCGCGGGCGGTGCAGCATCTCAACCCGGGGAACGGCTTCGTGTCAGCCATCTGTCACGAGCCCCGGGTCTCGCTCTCGGTGCTCGAGTCGTTCCTTCGCCCCTATCAGGCAGGGCGGCGCCTCACCCTGCTGCTCGAGCACGCGCCGGAATCAGCCGAGATCGACGGCGACCACGTCCGCGCGGTGACGTTGCGCCATCGCGGCGGCGCGCCACCGCTCGCCCTGGGGCACTCGCCCGATGGAGAGCGCGTCACCGTGCGCGCGCGCTATGTCGTCGACGCCACCGAGCTCGGCGACCTGCTGCCCCTGGCGGGCATCGAGCACGTCACGGGCGCCGAGTCGCATGCCGAGACCGGCGAGCCCCACGCCCCAGCGGTGGCCAGGCCCGACAACATGCAGGCCATCAGCTGGTGCTTCGTCATCGACCATGACCCCCACGGCGATCACACCATCGAGCGCCCGCGAGACTACAGCTTCTGGCGCGACTACGATCCGGCGCTCACGCCACCGTGGGGCAGCAACCTGCTCAGCTTCTCGGCCACGCATCCCATCACCCTCGACCCGGTGGTACGCACGTTCGACCCGGTGAACCCGAAGCCGGAGCGCGGCCCCATGGATCTATGGACCTTCCGCCGCATCGCCGACCGCGCCAGCTTCGTCGACGGCGCCTACGAGAGCGACATCGTGCTGGTGAACTGGCCCCAGATCGACTACATCCCCGGCAACGTCATCGGCGTGACCCCGGAGGAACAGGTCAAGCACTACGAAGGAGCTCGCCAGCTCAGCCTCTCGATGCTCTACTGGATGCAGACCGAGGCCCCCCGCGCCGATGGTGGAACGGGCTGGCGCGGTCTGCGCCTGCGCGGCGACGTGACCGGCACCGCCGACGGCCTTGCGAAGGCGGCCTACATCCGCGAGTCACGACGCATCCGCGGCCGCTTCACCGTGAAGGAGCAGCACGTGGGGCTCGACGCGCGCATGGCCGAAACGGGGAAGTCCGCCGACGACGTGCGCGCCGCCGAG